The Collimonas fungivorans Ter331 genome has a segment encoding these proteins:
- a CDS encoding carboxy terminal-processing peptidase, translating into MRLKNSLLCVILAISTAAHALEAGPPPVLSPLQQQAQAAHLSAQFLTRFHYKPVPLDDTLSAKVINRYIKSLDPEKFFFVQADIDQFTAENTKLDDAIYREDLRIPFAIFNLYQQRIVERLTYARELLKQGFDFSQKEDFAFVRDKEPWPKSEAESRDLWRKRVKNDWLRLKLAGKKDQAIRDTLSKRYENSLARAYKYKSDDVFQIFMNAYATSIEPHTDYLGTSAAADFDISMKLSLVGIGAVLQERDEYTTIRELVAGGPAQLSGKLAVGDRIVGVAQGDKGAVVDVVGTRIDDVVKQIRGAKDTVVRLDILPADAGPDGKHKLISLVRNKISLEQQAAKKTILTIKSGDTTRKVGVITLPAFYEDFDGRRKGDKNFRSASRDVAALLAELKKEKVDSVLMDLRNNGGGSLTEAVDLTGLFVGKGPIVQQRNARGDVNVEGDDIPTPAWTGPLAVLINRGSASASEIFAAAIQDYGRGIIVGEGSFGKGTVQTMVNLDELSHNDKPKFGELKMTIAQFFRINGGTTQLRGVTPDVSLPGFSDPESFGESSYDNALPWSQVKAADYTPVGDVKGLLPQIQSRHDARVEKDKDFQRFLEDVTEVNTLRKKRVISLNETDRRTEMNQQEARLKARGKAGDGGDGKDKDAADAADLNRQDDGLQANERSLSAELAAEKAQKSAKDVLLNEAAKILGDTSDLLKANPKFAMQPANGKDK; encoded by the coding sequence ATGCGCTTAAAAAACAGTCTGTTATGTGTCATCTTGGCAATTTCGACCGCTGCCCACGCGCTGGAAGCCGGGCCGCCGCCGGTCCTGTCGCCGCTGCAGCAGCAAGCGCAGGCGGCGCACCTGAGCGCGCAATTCCTTACCCGTTTCCATTACAAGCCGGTGCCGCTGGACGATACCTTGTCGGCCAAGGTCATCAACCGCTACATCAAGTCGCTCGACCCGGAAAAATTCTTTTTCGTGCAAGCCGATATCGATCAGTTTACGGCAGAGAACACCAAGCTGGACGACGCCATTTACCGCGAAGACCTGCGCATCCCCTTTGCCATTTTCAACCTGTACCAGCAGCGCATCGTCGAACGCCTGACGTATGCGCGCGAACTGCTCAAGCAGGGGTTCGATTTCAGCCAGAAAGAAGACTTCGCCTTCGTGCGCGACAAGGAACCTTGGCCGAAATCCGAGGCAGAGAGCCGCGACCTGTGGCGCAAGCGCGTCAAGAACGACTGGCTGCGCCTGAAACTGGCCGGCAAGAAGGACCAGGCGATCCGCGATACGCTCAGCAAGCGTTATGAAAATTCCCTGGCGCGCGCCTACAAGTATAAGAGCGACGACGTCTTCCAGATTTTCATGAACGCCTATGCGACCTCGATTGAACCGCATACCGATTACCTGGGCACCAGCGCGGCGGCCGATTTCGATATTTCAATGAAGCTTTCCCTGGTCGGCATCGGCGCGGTGCTGCAGGAAAGAGACGAATACACCACCATCCGCGAGCTGGTGGCGGGCGGCCCGGCGCAATTGTCCGGCAAGCTTGCGGTCGGCGACCGCATCGTCGGCGTCGCACAAGGCGACAAGGGCGCCGTGGTCGACGTGGTCGGCACCCGCATCGACGATGTGGTCAAGCAGATCCGCGGCGCCAAGGACACTGTGGTGCGGCTGGACATCTTGCCGGCCGACGCCGGTCCGGATGGCAAACACAAGCTGATCAGCCTGGTGCGCAACAAGATCAGCCTGGAACAGCAGGCCGCCAAGAAAACCATCTTGACCATCAAGAGCGGCGACACCACGCGCAAGGTCGGCGTGATTACCCTGCCTGCGTTCTATGAAGATTTCGACGGACGGCGCAAGGGCGACAAGAATTTCCGCAGCGCTAGCCGCGACGTGGCGGCGCTCCTGGCCGAACTGAAAAAAGAGAAGGTCGACAGCGTCCTGATGGATTTGCGCAATAACGGCGGCGGCTCGCTGACCGAAGCGGTGGACCTGACCGGACTGTTCGTCGGCAAGGGCCCGATCGTGCAGCAGCGCAATGCGCGCGGCGACGTCAACGTCGAAGGCGACGACATCCCGACACCGGCATGGACCGGTCCGCTGGCGGTGCTGATCAACCGCGGTTCGGCCTCTGCCTCGGAAATCTTCGCGGCGGCGATCCAGGATTATGGCCGCGGCATCATCGTCGGCGAAGGCAGTTTCGGCAAAGGCACGGTGCAGACCATGGTCAACCTTGACGAACTGTCGCATAACGACAAGCCGAAATTCGGCGAACTGAAGATGACCATCGCCCAGTTTTTCCGCATCAACGGCGGCACTACCCAGCTGCGCGGCGTGACTCCAGACGTCAGCCTGCCGGGTTTTTCCGACCCTGAGAGTTTCGGTGAATCGAGCTACGACAACGCCTTGCCATGGTCGCAGGTAAAGGCAGCCGACTACACCCCGGTCGGCGACGTAAAGGGCCTGCTGCCGCAGATCCAGAGCCGGCACGATGCGCGCGTCGAAAAGGACAAGGACTTCCAGCGTTTCCTGGAAGACGTGACTGAAGTGAATACGCTGCGCAAGAAGCGCGTCATCTCGCTTAACGAAACCGACCGCCGCACTGAAATGAACCAGCAGGAAGCTCGCCTGAAGGCGCGCGGCAAGGCTGGCGATGGCGGCGACGGCAAAGACAAGGATGCTGCCGATGCAGCCGATCTCAACCGCCAGGACGATGGCCTGCAAGCCAACGAACGCAGCCTGAGCGCCGAGCTGGCGGCTGAGAAAGCGCAAAAAAGCGCCAAGGACGTATTGCTGAACGAAGCCGCGAAAATCCTCGGCGACACCTCGGACCTGCTCAAGGCCAATCCGAAATTCGCGATGCAGCCGGCCAACGGCAAGGACAAGTAA
- a CDS encoding SMP-30/gluconolactonase/LRE family protein: MKPTTLLHAAALLAALLLCQRTVLAGETASPTLTLPADWYPESVAAGPDGSFYIGSWRQGAVARVRPDGAAPEILVASGSNGLANGQGVLVDAPHHLLWICSGNWGYTSVPSTPSALKSYDLASGAPRASYLMPDKGYCNDLAQDSHGTLYVTDSFHPRVLRLLPGAVALSVWKEDPAMGAGSDGMFLNGIALDGDRQLYVSLLTAVPYVLKIDVDQDGDASPVSRIDMPRVLKNADAIRIYAPGRMAIFESNAFGKTGPYGGQVSIAKISGSSATLETIVAGLNDPSSGVIVGDRVYFIESKYSLLFQHKDDPAAIPVNVPFDLQSRQLPK; encoded by the coding sequence ATGAAGCCGACTACCCTTTTGCATGCCGCAGCATTGCTGGCCGCCTTGCTGCTTTGCCAACGTACCGTCCTCGCCGGCGAAACAGCGTCGCCGACCCTGACTCTGCCGGCAGACTGGTATCCGGAAAGCGTCGCGGCCGGACCGGACGGCTCGTTTTACATAGGCAGCTGGCGCCAAGGCGCGGTGGCGCGCGTGCGACCGGACGGGGCGGCGCCGGAAATCCTGGTGGCGTCCGGTTCCAACGGCCTTGCCAACGGCCAGGGCGTACTGGTCGACGCCCCCCATCACTTGCTGTGGATCTGTTCCGGCAACTGGGGCTACACCAGCGTGCCCTCCACGCCCAGCGCGCTGAAAAGCTACGACCTCGCCAGCGGCGCGCCGCGCGCCAGCTACCTCATGCCCGACAAGGGTTATTGCAACGACCTGGCGCAGGACAGCCATGGCACGCTGTATGTCACCGACTCCTTCCATCCGCGCGTACTGCGCTTGCTGCCCGGCGCCGTGGCCTTGAGCGTATGGAAGGAAGACCCGGCTATGGGCGCCGGCAGCGATGGCATGTTCCTCAACGGCATTGCGCTCGACGGCGATCGGCAGCTGTATGTGAGCCTGCTGACGGCCGTGCCTTATGTGCTGAAAATCGATGTGGACCAGGACGGCGACGCCAGTCCGGTCAGCCGCATCGACATGCCGCGGGTCCTGAAGAACGCCGATGCGATACGCATCTATGCACCCGGCCGGATGGCGATTTTCGAGAGCAATGCTTTCGGCAAGACCGGCCCCTATGGCGGCCAGGTCAGCATCGCCAAGATAAGCGGCAGCAGCGCAACCCTGGAAACCATCGTGGCCGGGCTCAACGATCCATCGTCCGGGGTGATCGTCGGCGACCGCGTATATTTCATCGAATCGAAGTATTCGCTGCTGTTCCAGCACAAGGACGATCCTGCCGCCATCCCGGTCAATGTGCCTTTCGACCTGCAGTCGCGCCAGCTGCCGAAATAG
- a CDS encoding DUF1993 domain-containing protein has product MQSLSMYQISVPVFVRGLGVLAGYLDKAEAHAKAGNTDPAEMVNARLAPDMLSLAGQIQRASDASKNAIGRLSAVQAPRFEDNETTFAELQERIAKTITFLESVQPADLQDSATHPVTLTFGKFKTTLQGDAYQLTFALPNFFFHVATAHAILRNQGVAVGKLDYLGHFDIEPA; this is encoded by the coding sequence ATGCAGTCCTTATCGATGTACCAAATCTCCGTTCCGGTGTTCGTGCGTGGCTTGGGCGTGCTTGCCGGCTACCTGGACAAGGCCGAAGCCCACGCCAAAGCCGGCAACACCGATCCTGCCGAGATGGTCAACGCCAGGCTGGCGCCGGACATGCTGTCGCTGGCAGGACAGATCCAGCGCGCCAGCGACGCCTCGAAGAACGCAATCGGCCGGCTGTCGGCGGTCCAGGCGCCGCGCTTTGAAGACAACGAGACGACATTTGCCGAGTTGCAGGAGCGGATTGCAAAGACAATCACCTTCCTGGAAAGCGTACAGCCGGCGGATTTGCAAGACAGCGCCACGCATCCGGTTACCTTAACCTTCGGCAAATTCAAAACCACTTTGCAAGGCGACGCCTACCAGCTGACCTTCGCCCTGCCGAATTTTTTCTTCCACGTAGCCACCGCCCATGCCATCCTACGCAACCAGGGAGTAGCCGTAGGAAAACTGGACTACCTAGGCCACTTCGACATAGAACCGGCTTAA
- a CDS encoding LysR family transcriptional regulator: protein MDRLTSMAVFVRVVEKGSFAAVADEFSLSTTMVANHVRALEAHLGARLLDRTTRRHSLTEIGSVYVERCRDVLNSVQAADYVAEALRDVPRGKLRMTAPVTYGAHRLVPLIGDYMALFPEVQVELVLNDRVVDMVEEGFELALRSGSLAGANLVARPLRPSHMFAVASPTYLARHGTPQHPSDLASHNCLGFMSWGKDHEWRFTQDGQTLPVPVRGSFATNSGQALLAAAVNGMGVVVQGDMLLESAIGCGQLVRLLPDWELPARPVHLVRTRDARPTAKLRTFVDFLVQRLG, encoded by the coding sequence ATGGACAGATTAACCAGCATGGCAGTCTTCGTACGCGTGGTGGAAAAAGGCAGCTTTGCAGCCGTCGCCGACGAATTTTCGCTCTCCACTACCATGGTCGCCAACCATGTGCGGGCATTGGAGGCGCACCTGGGCGCGCGCTTGTTGGACCGCACTACGCGCCGCCACAGCCTGACCGAGATCGGCAGCGTATACGTCGAGCGCTGCCGCGACGTGCTCAACAGCGTGCAGGCTGCCGACTATGTGGCGGAGGCGTTGCGCGATGTCCCGCGCGGTAAATTGCGGATGACCGCGCCGGTCACCTATGGCGCGCACCGCCTGGTGCCGCTGATCGGCGATTACATGGCCCTGTTCCCGGAAGTGCAGGTGGAGCTGGTCTTGAACGACCGCGTGGTGGACATGGTGGAAGAAGGTTTTGAATTGGCGCTGCGCTCCGGCAGCCTGGCCGGCGCCAACCTGGTTGCCCGTCCGTTGCGCCCATCGCACATGTTTGCAGTGGCCAGTCCGACTTACCTGGCGCGCCACGGCACGCCGCAACATCCATCCGATCTGGCCAGCCACAACTGCCTCGGTTTCATGTCCTGGGGCAAAGACCACGAATGGCGCTTTACCCAGGACGGGCAGACGCTGCCGGTGCCGGTGCGCGGCTCGTTTGCCACCAATAGCGGCCAAGCCCTGCTGGCTGCCGCCGTGAACGGCATGGGCGTGGTGGTGCAAGGGGACATGCTGCTGGAGAGCGCCATCGGCTGCGGCCAGCTGGTGCGATTGCTGCCGGACTGGGAACTGCCGGCACGTCCGGTACACTTGGTCCGGACCCGGGACGCCAGGCCCACCGCCAAGCTGCGCACCTTCGTCGATTTCCTGGTGCAGCGGCTTGGCTGA
- a CDS encoding acid phosphatase produces MRKLIASILLVSFVACSASVQAREENPFITSKEIDLVKLLPPPPANDSPQTKAELSEILALQAARTPAMVARSQADATEDIWRFADVMGVKFKRDQLPLFAQFFQRVVDSEGAVVDTYKDIWKRPRPFIYSELVKPVVKLSRSGAYPSGHATAGTLMGIVLSNMVPEKRAEIMARAAEYANNRIIGGVHYRSDIETGRITGTVIAARLQTRDDFNTAFDAAKKELRGVLELGPDPADSM; encoded by the coding sequence ATGCGTAAACTCATTGCCTCAATACTGCTCGTGTCTTTCGTCGCCTGCAGTGCGTCGGTGCAAGCGCGCGAAGAAAATCCGTTCATCACGTCGAAGGAAATCGACCTGGTCAAGCTGCTGCCGCCGCCGCCCGCCAACGATTCGCCGCAAACCAAGGCCGAGCTCAGCGAAATCCTCGCCCTGCAAGCCGCGCGCACGCCGGCAATGGTGGCGCGTTCGCAAGCCGACGCCACGGAAGACATCTGGCGTTTTGCCGATGTCATGGGCGTGAAATTCAAACGCGACCAGCTGCCGCTGTTCGCCCAGTTTTTCCAGCGCGTGGTTGATTCGGAAGGCGCCGTGGTCGACACCTACAAGGACATCTGGAAGCGTCCGCGGCCATTCATTTATAGCGAGCTGGTCAAGCCGGTGGTCAAATTGTCGCGCTCCGGCGCCTACCCGTCCGGCCACGCCACGGCCGGTACGCTGATGGGCATCGTCTTGTCCAACATGGTGCCGGAAAAACGCGCCGAGATCATGGCGCGCGCCGCCGAATACGCCAACAACCGCATCATCGGCGGCGTGCACTATCGTTCCGACATCGAAACCGGGCGCATCACAGGCACCGTGATCGCCGCCAGGCTGCAGACCCGGGACGACTTCAACACCGCGTTCGACGCCGCAAAGAAGGAGTTGCGCGGCGTGCTGGAACTGGGACCCGATCCGGCTGACAGCATGTGA
- a CDS encoding GNAT family N-acetyltransferase, with the protein MITISPYSEQYRDGVIALILPIQQTEFGFAITLQEQPDLLDIPNFYQGGHGNFWIARAGEEVVGSISLKDIGNAQGALRKMFVKAPFRGREHQVAHRLLQELLGWSRRQGLRQVFLGTTAAFLAAHRFYEKNGFAEIDASGLPPAFPRMGLDTRFYRLDL; encoded by the coding sequence ATGATCACCATCAGTCCCTATTCAGAACAGTATCGCGACGGCGTAATCGCGTTGATCCTGCCGATCCAGCAGACCGAATTCGGCTTCGCAATCACTTTGCAGGAACAACCCGACCTGCTGGATATCCCCAATTTCTATCAAGGCGGCCACGGCAATTTCTGGATCGCCCGGGCCGGCGAGGAAGTGGTCGGCAGCATATCGCTGAAAGATATCGGCAACGCCCAGGGTGCGCTGCGCAAGATGTTTGTCAAGGCGCCGTTCCGCGGCCGCGAGCATCAGGTAGCCCATCGTTTGTTGCAAGAGCTGCTCGGCTGGTCGCGCCGGCAAGGACTACGGCAGGTGTTCCTGGGCACGACGGCAGCCTTCCTGGCCGCGCATCGTTTCTATGAAAAGAATGGCTTTGCCGAGATCGACGCCAGCGGCCTGCCGCCGGCTTTCCCACGCATGGGGCTCGATACCAGGTTCTATCGCCTCGACCTGTAA
- a CDS encoding TonB-dependent receptor domain-containing protein, with protein MKRPSLKPGTRQVLYALVCMAAPMIASAQQVAAAGDGGADGDTGIVEITGKTVTAAKTALSQGSLTARSAQSIVSDEFIRNLTSPVADFSQVLQMTPGMYSYSPNGVGLGDTKTFFRGFADGDYTVSFDGIPFQDTNSPSHHTWAFFPSQFLGGAVIDRSPGSAATVGPANFGGSVNLLSRNLEPEQRIGVFDSYGSFNTKIYGAEFESGQFGADGASNLLVNAHQMTSDGYQSYNKQTRDAVSLKYQYAITKDTALTLFGSYIDLKANTPNIKGPTRAQVAQFGDDYLLSNNPKQANYWGYNFYHVTSDFEYAGLTSNLGGGWKLDDKLYTYAYHNQQNYNGSTITATSATDKLNSYRTYGNLLRLSQESAFGILRTGLWAENADTNRYQIPSDPRTWVDAALPNFHERFKTTTLQPFVEYEFQVAKDLKITPGVKYSSYRQDLTQYADNGKTVGNLGGQPSVQHAVTYNTVLPSIDVHYMLQPNWSVYGQYAAGDEIPPSSVFDVKNANVTALPSSIKSKTFQIGSVWKSDSFTFDVDAYHIKFDNAYSSFTDNAGNTTFFANGSSTTQGIEAEGNVVLGAGFSLYANATYGSAKFASGQWVAGAPSDTETLGLNYNRGGWNIGWLNKRVGTMYNDNGSVHQAVKISPFTISNLFVNYTIKRPAQFVKQAKIQFGINNLFDKHSIVGVNPASTSSSAPAPGDALTLLPARSLSLALNLDF; from the coding sequence ATGAAGCGCCCCAGTTTGAAACCAGGTACCCGGCAGGTCTTGTACGCATTAGTCTGCATGGCTGCGCCGATGATCGCCAGCGCGCAGCAAGTCGCCGCTGCCGGCGATGGCGGCGCCGATGGCGATACCGGTATCGTTGAAATTACCGGCAAGACGGTTACCGCAGCCAAGACCGCGCTGTCGCAGGGTTCGCTGACGGCGCGTTCGGCGCAATCGATAGTGAGCGATGAATTCATCCGCAACCTGACCTCGCCGGTGGCCGATTTCAGCCAGGTGCTGCAGATGACGCCAGGCATGTACAGCTACAGCCCGAACGGCGTCGGCCTGGGCGACACCAAGACGTTCTTCCGCGGCTTTGCCGACGGCGACTATACGGTCAGCTTTGACGGCATCCCGTTCCAGGACACCAACAGTCCGTCGCACCACACCTGGGCATTTTTCCCCAGCCAGTTCCTGGGCGGCGCGGTGATCGACCGCAGCCCCGGCTCGGCCGCCACCGTCGGCCCGGCCAATTTCGGCGGTTCGGTCAACCTGCTGTCGCGCAACCTGGAGCCGGAGCAGCGCATCGGCGTGTTCGATTCCTACGGCTCGTTCAATACCAAGATCTACGGCGCGGAATTTGAAAGCGGCCAGTTCGGCGCCGACGGCGCTTCCAACCTGCTGGTCAATGCGCACCAGATGACATCGGACGGCTACCAGAGCTATAACAAGCAGACGCGCGACGCGGTTTCGCTCAAATATCAATATGCGATCACCAAAGACACGGCGCTGACCTTGTTCGGCTCTTACATCGACCTGAAAGCCAATACCCCGAACATCAAGGGGCCGACGCGGGCCCAGGTCGCGCAGTTCGGCGACGACTACCTGCTCAGCAACAACCCCAAGCAAGCCAACTACTGGGGCTACAATTTCTACCATGTCACTTCGGATTTCGAATACGCAGGCCTCACTTCCAACCTGGGCGGCGGCTGGAAGCTGGACGACAAGCTCTACACCTATGCCTATCACAACCAGCAGAACTACAACGGCAGCACCATCACCGCCACCAGCGCCACCGACAAGCTCAACAGCTACCGCACCTACGGCAACCTGCTGCGGCTTAGCCAGGAATCCGCTTTCGGCATCCTGCGCACCGGCCTGTGGGCGGAAAACGCCGACACCAACCGCTACCAGATTCCGTCCGATCCGCGTACCTGGGTCGATGCGGCGCTGCCGAATTTCCACGAACGTTTCAAGACCACTACCTTGCAGCCTTTTGTCGAATACGAATTCCAGGTCGCCAAGGACCTGAAAATCACGCCGGGCGTGAAGTATTCCTCGTACCGGCAGGACCTGACCCAATATGCCGATAACGGCAAGACCGTCGGCAACTTGGGCGGCCAGCCGAGCGTCCAGCACGCCGTCACCTACAACACGGTGCTGCCTTCGATCGACGTGCATTACATGCTGCAGCCGAACTGGTCGGTCTACGGCCAGTACGCCGCCGGCGATGAAATCCCGCCGAGCAGCGTGTTCGATGTCAAGAACGCCAACGTCACGGCCTTGCCGTCGTCGATCAAGAGCAAGACGTTCCAGATCGGTTCGGTCTGGAAATCGGATAGCTTCACGTTCGACGTCGATGCCTATCACATCAAGTTCGACAACGCCTATTCGTCGTTCACCGACAATGCCGGCAATACCACCTTCTTCGCCAACGGCAGCTCTACTACCCAGGGCATCGAAGCGGAAGGCAACGTAGTACTGGGCGCCGGCTTCAGCCTGTACGCCAACGCCACCTACGGCAGCGCCAAGTTCGCCAGCGGCCAGTGGGTGGCCGGCGCCCCCAGCGACACCGAAACACTGGGCCTGAACTACAACCGCGGCGGCTGGAATATCGGCTGGCTCAACAAGCGGGTCGGCACCATGTACAACGACAACGGCAGCGTGCACCAGGCGGTCAAGATCAGCCCGTTCACCATCTCCAACCTGTTCGTCAACTACACGATCAAGCGTCCGGCGCAATTCGTCAAGCAGGCCAAGATCCAGTTCGGCATCAATAACCTGTTCGACAAGCACAGCATAGTCGGCGTCAACCCGGCCAGCACCAGCAGCTCGGCGCCGGCGCCCGGCGATGCGTTGACACTGCTGCCGGCGCGCAGCCTGTCGCTGGCGCTGAACCTGGATTTTTAA